One window of Peteryoungia desertarenae genomic DNA carries:
- a CDS encoding type II toxin-antitoxin system ParD family antitoxin: MNKPVQVTIAEPYDSFVEAQLESGAFKSAEDVVEAGLKLLQEEQARIEWLRNALIEGENSGPARQVDRDEFKARVREKYMR; encoded by the coding sequence ATGAACAAGCCCGTTCAGGTCACCATTGCCGAGCCCTATGACAGCTTCGTCGAGGCCCAGCTCGAAAGTGGCGCCTTCAAGTCTGCCGAAGACGTGGTGGAGGCCGGCCTCAAGCTTCTGCAAGAAGAACAGGCGCGGATCGAATGGCTGCGCAATGCGCTGATCGAAGGCGAGAACAGCGGGCCGGCGCGTCAAGTCGATCGTGACGAATTCAAAGCTCGTGTGCGCGAGAAATATATGCGATGA
- a CDS encoding type II toxin-antitoxin system RelE/ParE family toxin, whose protein sequence is MIGYRLRPSAEEDMDAIWDYTCRTRSAARADRYIDDLFDAFDRLALTPELGQQTFVVACGYGRLRVNNHLIFYRKMASDVIEVVRILHEKSDFLRHLGDL, encoded by the coding sequence ATGATCGGCTACCGTCTGCGTCCTTCTGCCGAGGAGGACATGGATGCGATCTGGGATTATACGTGCCGCACACGATCTGCCGCGCGAGCGGATCGCTACATCGACGACCTCTTCGATGCTTTTGACCGCCTGGCCCTGACACCGGAATTAGGGCAGCAGACTTTTGTAGTAGCATGCGGCTACGGGCGGCTTCGCGTCAATAACCACCTGATCTTCTATCGCAAAATGGCGTCTGACGTGATTGAAGTCGTCCGCATTCTGCACGAAAAGAGTGACTTCCTGCGGCACCTCGGTGATCTATGA
- a CDS encoding DUF523 domain-containing protein has translation MPPKILISACLLGRPVRYDGKGKPLHDPLIERWKAEGRLVGYCPEQAGGLPTPRPPAEIEGGMDGDDVLAGRARVMGITGGDVTEAFVEGGKKAVAFAREQGCAVALLIDGSPSCGSGFIYDGSFSGTRHPGFGVTAALMRQAGITVFSDRELDRLAEYIDRSS, from the coding sequence ATGCCCCCCAAGATCCTCATCAGCGCCTGCCTGCTCGGCCGCCCCGTCCGTTACGATGGCAAGGGAAAGCCACTGCACGATCCCTTGATCGAGCGCTGGAAGGCCGAGGGTCGCCTTGTCGGCTACTGTCCCGAACAGGCCGGCGGCCTGCCGACGCCGCGTCCGCCCGCCGAGATCGAAGGTGGCATGGACGGCGATGATGTGCTGGCCGGCCGGGCCCGGGTCATGGGGATCACGGGCGGCGATGTCACGGAGGCATTCGTCGAGGGTGGCAAGAAGGCCGTCGCCTTCGCCCGCGAACAGGGCTGCGCGGTCGCGCTCCTCATCGACGGCAGCCCCTCCTGCGGGTCGGGCTTCATCTATGATGGTTCGTTTTCCGGCACCCGTCATCCCGGCTTCGGTGTCACCGCAGCTTTGATGCGTCAGGCGGGCATCACCGTCTTCTCGGATCGCGAGCTTGATCGGCTCGCAGAGTACATCGATCGGAGCAGCTGA